The following proteins are co-located in the Branchiostoma lanceolatum isolate klBraLanc5 chromosome 16, klBraLanc5.hap2, whole genome shotgun sequence genome:
- the LOC136421344 gene encoding bcl-2 homologous antagonist/killer-like, protein MSEVQSEEKKDPPASEPGAVTGHHIVPPPGHHVATPADHHAPAHHGYTHGNTDHHGIIDHHGNLDHHGNIDHHGNGHGSSAPGHFLYGSGQNILTDIPGLGGDEAEPQREEEQQTQQPAAASPGEEQQQAEEPLVRSPQETEENVAAQTESVVRDFLFQRHQREQARESQVGECTPSMPELTPDLNPLSRESEVGRKLAMIGDEIENRYESEFKAMIKTLRVTPSTAYEAFAGVARRLFRDGINWGRIAALLCFGYRMAVDVLERGIPDFVRQIIKYVVQFIISERIARWIAEHGGWRGVLSYTLNEGFQALGTVFVVAAVTVIAAVWLFRRS, encoded by the exons ATGTCTGAGGTGCAGTCCGAGGAGAAGAAGGACCCCCCGGCGAGCGAGCCCGGCGCCGTAACCGGACACCACATCGTGCCGCCGCCCGGTCACCACGTGGCCACGCCCGCCGACCACCACGCCCCCGCCCACCACGGCTACACGCACGGCAACACCGACCACCATGGCATCATagatcaccatggcaacctggatcaccatggcaacattgatcaccatggcaacgggcaTGGGTCATCTGCGCCTGGGCACTTCTTATATG GTTCAGGCCAAAACATCCTGACAGATATCCCGGGACTGGGGGGAGACGAGGCCGAACCACAGAGGGAGGAGGAGCAACAGACACAACAGCCGGCAGCAGCCTCTCCAGGGGAGGAGCAGCAGCAGGCGGAAGAGCCACTTGTGCGCTCGCCACAAGAGACAGAGGAAAATGTAG CGGCGCAGACAGAGAGCGTGGTTCGTGACTTCCTGTTCCAGAGACACCAGCGCGAGCAGGCGCGGGAATCCCAGGTCGGGGAGTGCACGCCCTCCATGCCCGAACTCACGCCCGACCTCAACCCCCTCAG CCGCGAGAGCGAGGTCGGGCGGAAGCTGGCGATGATCGGGGACGAGATCGAGAACCGCTACGAGTCAGAGTTCAAGGCCATGATCAAGACGCTGCGGGTCACCCCGTCCACGGCGTATGAAGCCTTCGCTGGCGTCGCTCGAAG GTTATTCCGTGACGGCATCAACTGGGGCAGAATAGCTGCGCTGCTGTGCTTCGGGTACCGCATGGCGGTGGACGTGCTGGAGCGCGGGATCCCGGACTTCGTGCGGCAGATCATCAAGTACGTCGTGCAGTTCATCATCTCCGAGCGGATAGCCAGGTGGATCGCAGAGCACGGCGGATGG AGAGGTGTCCTGAGCTACACGCTAAACGAGGGGTTCCAGGCGCTCGGCACAGTCTTCGTGGTCGCTGCAGTTACCGTCATCGCCGCCGTGTGGCTCTTCAGACGGTCATAG